The DNA segment ATCGCCGCCCCGACTTGATATTTTCAGTTGGTGCGGCTTCTTCAGCATTAATTGCAACACTCCCTCAAATTGATTTGGCACATCCGCGACCGTTTTAAGCCAATACTGGGGGGTACGCCGGCGAGCTTGCTCAAGAGGACGCAAGCGCTCCAAAATTGTCGGACCAGCTGACGGAGATGGAGGTAACGCTATGGCTTGAACGTCAGCCCGAACAGGCTCCAGGCTAAGGGCATTGCGCAAGGCTAGGTCTTGCCGCTGACGATTAATTGCTAAAAGACTGAGAAGCATCATCGCCCCGTAGATGAGGCTTCCTTGCCATGTTGTGAAGACGTCAATGCTACCGATCGTGAATCGACCCCACCCTCGACCGGATTGGCTTCGAAGAGACTCAGCCGGCGCAGGCAAAACGGGTTTCAAGCAACCCGCGGGAAGTTTGAGATGCTGCTCAATCTGGGGAAGCATCGAGGCTAGATAGGTCCTCTCTGGCAAGCGGCTCGTCCAACCCCGCTCCAAAGCTTCGATTACTGGAGTTGTGATGCGAATCTGCGCTGCCAGATCTCTCAACGTTAAGCCCAATACCTCACGTCGCTGACGAATCATCAAGCCGATTGCCCGTGCTTGCTCCTCATAATTATTAATGAGATCCCCGGTCGGATCGGACTCGTTCGCAGATCCAAGATGCCAGAGACGCACAATTCTCAGTCGCATGATTTATCCAATATGGAGTCAGCTGTTATTGAGAATGCTCATCCATTCTGTCTCGCTCAACTGGCGCCAGCACCCCTCTGTAAGATCATTAAGGTAGAGCCCGTTGATCGCAGTTCGCTGCAAATCTAAAACCGGATGGCCAAGCAGACCGGCGATCCGTCGAATCTGACGGTTGCGTCCTTCCCTTAACTCCACC comes from the Synechococcus sp. M16CYN genome and includes:
- a CDS encoding helix-turn-helix transcriptional regulator, with the translated sequence MRLRIVRLWHLGSANESDPTGDLINNYEEQARAIGLMIRQRREVLGLTLRDLAAQIRITTPVIEALERGWTSRLPERTYLASMLPQIEQHLKLPAGCLKPVLPAPAESLRSQSGRGWGRFTIGSIDVFTTWQGSLIYGAMMLLSLLAINRQRQDLALRNALSLEPVRADVQAIALPPSPSAGPTILERLRPLEQARRRTPQYWLKTVADVPNQFEGVLQLMLKKPHQLKISSRGGDRLRLAANNGTVTLQLEAPIRVSLTPPANEAEVVFWNGTPLLEDPEHAGLYRVEAPLSSIN